From the Tachyglossus aculeatus isolate mTacAcu1 chromosome 21, mTacAcu1.pri, whole genome shotgun sequence genome, one window contains:
- the ALDOA gene encoding fructose-bisphosphate aldolase A, protein MPHQYPALTQEQKKELSDIAHRIVAPGKGILAADESTGSIAKRLQSIGTENTEENRRFYRQLLLTADDRVNPCIGGVILFHETLYQKADDGRAFPQVIKAKGGVVGIKVDKGVVPLAGTNGETTTQGLDGLSERCAQYKKDGADFAKWRCVLKIGEHTPSPLAILENANVLARYASICQQNGIVPIVEPEILPDGDHDLKRCQYVTEKVLAAVYKALSDHHVYLEGSLLKPNMVTPGHACTQKYSNEEIAMATVTALRRTVPPAVTGVTFLSGGQSEEEASINLNAINKCPLKKPWALTFSYGRALQASALKAWGGKKENSKTAQEEYIKRALANSLACQGKYAPSGQAGAAASESLFVSNHAY, encoded by the exons ATGCCACACCAGTATCCAGCACTGACGCAGGAACAGAAGAAGGAGCTGTCGGACATCGCTCATCGGATCGTGGCTCCGGGCAAGGGCATCTTGGCCGCGGACGAGTCCACCG gaaGCATCGCCAAGCGGCTCCAGTCGATCGGGACGGAGAACACGGAGGAGAACCGGCGCTTCTATCGGCAGCTGCTCCTGACCGCGGACGACCGCGTGAACCCCTGCATCGGGGGGGTCATCCTCTTCCACGAGACGCTCTACCAGAAGGCCGATGACGGGCGCGCCTTCCCCCAGGTCATCAAGGCCAAGGGGGGCGTCGTGGGCATCAAG GTGGACAAAGGTGTTGTGCCCCTGGCAGGAACCAACGGTGAAACCACCACTCAAG GCCTGGATGGGCTGTCGGAGCGCTGCGCTCAGTACAAGAAGGATGGGGCTGACTTTGCCAAATGGCGCTGCGTGCTGAAGATCGGCGAGCACACCCCTTCTCCTCTCGCCATCCTGGAGAATGCCAACGTCCTGGCTCGTTACGCCAGTATTTGCCAGCAG AACGGCATCGTTCCCATCGTGGAGCCCGAAATCCTTCCGGACGGGGATCACGACCTGAAGCGCTGCCAGTACGTCACCGAGAAG GTTTTGGCGGCTGTGTACAAGGCCCTGAGTGACCACCACGTTTACTTGGAGGGGTCCCTGCTGAAGCCCAACATGGTGACCCCCGGGCACGCCTGCACTCAGAAGTACAGCAACGAGGAGATCGCCATGGCCACCGTCACCGCGCTGCGCCGCACCGTGCCCCCCGCCGTGACCG GCGTCACTTTCCTTTCTGGGGGCCAGAGTGAGGAGGAGGCCTCCATCAACCTTAACGCCATCAACAAGTGCCCTCTGAAGAAGCCGTGGGCGCTGACCTTCTCCTACGGCCGCGCTCTGCAGGCCTCTGCCCTCAAAGCCTGGGGGGGCAAGAAGGAGAACAGCAAGACCGCCCAGGAGGAGTACATCAAGCGTGCCCTG GCTAACAGCCTGGCCTGCCAAGGCAAGTACGCGCCAAGCGGGCAGGCGGGCGCCGCCGCCAGCGAGTCGCTGTTCGTCTCGAACCACGCCTACTGA